The Ovis canadensis isolate MfBH-ARS-UI-01 breed Bighorn chromosome 18, ARS-UI_OviCan_v2, whole genome shotgun sequence genome has a segment encoding these proteins:
- the ISLR2 gene encoding immunoglobulin superfamily containing leucine-rich repeat protein 2, whose translation MVPLRALCLAWALLGAAAACPEPCACVDKYAHQFADCAYKELREVPEGLPANVTTLSLSANKITVLRRGAFADVTQVTSLWLAHNEVRTVEPGSLAVLSQLKNLDLSHNLISSFPWSDLRNLSALQLLKMNHNRLGSLPRDALGALPDLRSLRINNNRLRTLAPGTFDTLSALSHLQLYHNPFHCSCSLVWLQAWAASTRVSLPEPDSIACASPPALQGVPVHRLPALSCVPPSVHLSVEPPPEAPGSPQPSGLTLMIHCVAEGHPTPRLQWQLQIPGGTVMLAPLVLSGEDGGDGAEEGEGEGDGDGPAQTEAPTPTPAHAWPAPPATPRFVALTNGSLLVPFLSAKEAGVYTCRAHNELGANSTSVRVAVAAAGPPKHAPGVGGDPDGQAPTSERKSTAKTRGNSVLTSKPEGKIKGQGMGQVSVLGDSEIGLEQEEAEEAGEGEQVEDQVPADPMEEQRCGHGDLSRYVSNHAFNQSAELKPHVFELGVIALDVAEREARVQLTPLAARWGPGPGGSAGGGRPGRRPLRLLYLCPAGGGAAVQWSRVEEGVNAYWFRGLRPGTNYSVCLALAGEACHVQVVFATKKELPSLLVIVAVSVFLLVLATVPLLGAACCHLLAKHPGKPYRLILRPQAPDPMEKRIAADFDPRASYLESEKSYPAGGEAGGEEPEEAPGEGLDEEAEQGDPTGDLQREESLAACSLVESQSKANQEEFEAGSEYSDRLPLGAEAVDIAQEINGNYRQTVG comes from the coding sequence ATGGTACCCTTGAGGGCCCTGTGTCTGGCTTGGGCGCTGCTAGGAGCGGCCGCAGCGTGCCCAGAGCCGTGCGCCTGCGTGGACAAGTACGCGCACCAGTTCGCCGACTGCGCCTACAAGGAGCTGCGCGAGGTGCCAGAAGGACTGCCGGCCAACGTGACCACGCTCAGTCTGTCGGCGAACAAGATCACCGTACTGCGGCGCGGGGCTTTCGCCGACGTCACGCAGGTCACCTCGCTGTGGTTGGCGCACAATGAGGTGCGCACGGTGGAACCGGGCTCACTGGCTGTGCTGAGCCAGCTCAAGAACCTCGACCTGAGCCACAACCTTATATCCAGCTTCCCATGGAGCGACCTTCGTAACCTGAGTGCGCTACAGCTGCTCAAGATGAACCACAACCGCCTGGGCTCGTTGCCCCGGGACGCACTCGGTGCGCTGCCTGATCTGCGCTCCCTGCGCATCAACAACAACCGGCTTCGCACACTGGCTCCTGGCACCTTCGACACGCTAAGTGCGCTTTCGCATCTGCAACTCTACCACAACCCCTTCCACTGCAGTTGCAGTCTTGTGTGGCTGCAGGCCTGGGCCGCGAGCACCCGGGTCTCCTTACCCGAGCCCGACTCCATCGCGTGCGCCTCGCCTCCTGCGCTGCAGGGCGTGCCGGTGCACCGTCTGCCTGCCCTGTCCTGTGTACCGCCCAGTGTGCATCTGAGTGTGGAGCCGCCGCCCGAGGCGCCGGGCAGCCCCCAGCCCTCCGGCCTGACGCTCATGATACACTGCGTCGCCGAAGGACACCCCACGCCCCGCCTACAATGGCAACTTCAGATCCCAGGTGGCACCGTAATGCTAGCCCCGCTGGTCCTGAGCGGGGAGGACGGCGGGGACGGGGCggaagaaggggagggggaaggagatggggacGGGCCAGCGCAGACAGAGGCCCCAACCCCGACTCCAGCACACGCCTGGCCGGCTCCCCCAGCCACCCCGCGCTTCGTGGCCCTCACCAATGGCTCCCTGTTGGTGCCCTTCCTGAGTGCCAAGGAGGCAGGCGTCTACACCTGCCGTGCCCACAACGAGCTGGGTGCCAACTCCACGTCGGTACGCGTGGCAGTGGCAGCTGCCGGCCCCCCAAAGCACGCTCCTGGCGTAGGGGGAGACCCTGATGGGCAGGCTCCAACCTCTGAGCGTAAGTCCACAGCTAAAACCCGGGGCAACAGCGTCCTAACGTCCAAGCCCGAAGGCAAAATCAAAGGCCAAGGCATGGGCCAGGTTAGCGTACTCGGGGATTCAGAGATAgggctggagcaggaggaggcggaggaggcAGGTGAGGGTGAACAAGTGGAAGACCAGGTCCCCGCCGACCCGATGGAGGAGCAGCGCTGTGGCCACGGGGACCTCTCGCGGTACGTGTCCAACCACGCCTTCAACCAGAGCGCCGAGCTCAAGCCTCACGTTTTCGAGCTGGGCGTCATCGCGCTGGACGTCGCGGAGCGGGAGGCGCGGGTGCAGCTGACACCCCTGGCGGCTCGCTGGGGCCCGGGGCCCGGGGGCTCTGCGGGAGGAGGGCGACCCGGGCGGCGGCCACTACGCCTGCTCTATCTGTGCCCGGCGGGGGGCGGCGCAGCAGTGCAGTGGTCGCGTGTCGAGGAGGGCGTCAATGCCTACTGGTTCCGCGGCCTGCGGCCCGGCACCAACTACTCCGTGTGCCTGGCGCTGGCAGGCGAGGCCTGCCACGTGCAAGTGGTGTTCGCCACCAAGAAAGAGCTGCCCTCGCTGCTGGTGATCGTGGCGGTGAGCGTGTTCCTCCTGGTGCTGGCCACCGTGCCCCTGCTGGGCGCCGCCTGCTGCCATCTGCTGGCCAAACACCCGGGCAAGCCCTACCGCCTTATCCTGAGGCCGCAGGCCCCGGACCCCATGGAGAAGCGCATCGCCGCCGACTTCGACCCGCGCGCCTCCTACCTCGAGTCCGAGAAAAGCTACCCAGCGGGTGGCGAGGCGGGCGGGGAGGAGCCGGAAGAGGCCCCCGGGGAGGGCCTCGACGAAGAGGCGGAGCAGGGGGACCCCACTGGGGACCTGCAGAGAGAGGAGAGCCTGGCGGCTTGCTCGCTGGTGGAGTCCCAGTCCAAGGCCAACCAAGAGGAGTTCGAGGCAGGCTCCGAGTACAGTGACCGGCTGCCCCTGGGTGCCGAAGCGGTCGACATCGCCCAGGAGATTAACGGCAACTACAGGCAGACGGTGGGCTGA